The following DNA comes from Janthinobacterium sp. TB1-E2.
CGTCACGGCTACCGTGTTCCACCACAAGTTCGACGGTTATATCCAGCAACGCATTTCCAGCGAAACCATCGCCGGCAAGACCTATGACGTGGACCGCCCGTACAACACGGCCGCCGGCAAGCTGCAAGGCCTGGAAATTGGCTACCAGCAGTTTTATGACGGCTTGCCTGGCCTGTTGAGCGGCCTGGGCTTGCAAGCGAACGGTACCTACATGAGCGGCACTACCGATGACGAGACGGGCAGCCATGCCATCACGGGCGTGTCGCGCTATGCCTACAACCTGGTGCTGCTGTACGAAAAAGACGCGTGGTCGGGCCGCCTGGCTTACAACTGGCGCTCGAAATTCATCGACAGCTACAACCAGGGCGGCCCCGGCCTGGACTTGAAAGTGGCGCCGACGGCCCAGCTTGACGGTTCGCTGTCGTACAAGATCAACGACCAGTTCACCGTGACCCTCGATGGGAATAACTTGCTCGACACCAAGTTCAAGGATTACTGGAACACTGCGGGCGTGTATCCGCGCGACACGCGCCGCTATGACCGCACAGTGGGTCTTTCTTTACGCTGGAAAATGTAACTTGGTCGCACAGTAAAAAATCAAGGGCGTTGCCATGGTTTCGGCCGGCAACGCCCCTGTCAGTTGGGCAGTCACGCACGATTCATCATAAAAAGAATGGACGGAAAGCATGGAGACGCAAAAATTATCTACCGTTGAAAAGGTCGGCTTCGGCGCCGGCGACATGGCGCTCAATGTCGTCATTTCGTCGATGATGTTGATCATTACCTTTTTCTATACCGATATCTATGGCTTGAAAACCACCGACCTGGCCCTGCTGTTCGTGGCCGTGAAAGTCATCGGCGCCATTGCCGACCTGGTCATGGGCCAGATCACCGACCGCTACAGCTTTGCATCGGGCCGCTACCGTCCATACCTGCTGTGGCTGGCCGTGCCGTATGGCGTCAGCGTCTTCTTTGTCTTCAGCACGCCCGAGTGGCACTATGACGCCAAGCTGATCTGGGCATACTCGACGTATATCCTGATGACCATCATGACGGCCGGCGTGGGAATTCCGTATATCTCCCTGATCAGCGGACTGACGAGCGATCCGCAGGACCGCCTGTCGGCCAACGGCTACCGCCTGTTCTTCGCCAAGATCGGCGCCTTCATGGTGACCATCGTCGTGCCAATCCTGTCGCAGCGCTGGGGCGGCGGCAACCCGGCCGTCGGCTACCAGGCGGCCATGGCCGTGATGGCCGTCATGGGCGTGGCCCTGTTCCTGTTCTGCTATTTCTCCACCACCGAGCGCGTCGTGCACGTGGTGGAAAAGCAATCGCTGCTCGACCAATTGAAAGTGCTGCTGCAGAACGACCAGTGGCTGGTGCTGTGCGGCGTGTGCGTCACGGGCACCATCGGCTACGTGGTGCGCGGTTCCGTCGCCATTTATTACGCGAAATACTATCTGGGTGGCAGCACGGAAACGGTGGCCGCCTTCCTCACGACGGGCGTAGTGGCCGCCATCCTGGCCATGATCGCCTCGACCTGGATCACCAAGTTTTATTGCAAGGTAAAACTGTTCCGCTACACACAGATCGGCGTCGCCCTGATCAGCCTGGCGATCTATTTCTTTGTGAAACCGAGCGACACCGTGCTGGCCTTCGCCCTGTATTTCCTGCTGTCCTTTGTCGTGGATTTGCATGCGCCCGTATTCTGGTCGGCCATTGCGGAAACCATCGATTATGGTCAAGTCAAGACGGGCAAGCGCGTCTCGGGCTTCGCCTTTGGCGGCATTTCCGTGTGCCAGAAGGCGGGCATGGCGGTGGCGGGCGGCCTGGTAGGCGTTTTGCTCGCGTATTTCGACTACCAGCCCAACCATGAGCAAACGCAATTCGCCCTGAACGGTATCGCCCTGATGCTGTCGATCATCCCCGGTTTCTTCCACTTGCTGATGGGCTTGCTGATGTTCAAGTACCGCATTAGCGACGAGTACTACAGCGGTGTCAAATCGGAAATGCACAAGCGCGGTTTTGTGGCCGCCTAAGCAATAACTGAACGGAGTAAATAACATGACAGAAATATTGACCCCGCTGATCGAACAGCGCGCCGACCCGCATATCTACCGTCACAGCGACGGCTATTATTACTTTACGGCGTCCGTGCCGCAGTACGACCGCATTGAACTGCGCCGCGCCGACAGCATCGCCGGCCTGGCCGACGCGCA
Coding sequences within:
- a CDS encoding MFS transporter, encoding METQKLSTVEKVGFGAGDMALNVVISSMMLIITFFYTDIYGLKTTDLALLFVAVKVIGAIADLVMGQITDRYSFASGRYRPYLLWLAVPYGVSVFFVFSTPEWHYDAKLIWAYSTYILMTIMTAGVGIPYISLISGLTSDPQDRLSANGYRLFFAKIGAFMVTIVVPILSQRWGGGNPAVGYQAAMAVMAVMGVALFLFCYFSTTERVVHVVEKQSLLDQLKVLLQNDQWLVLCGVCVTGTIGYVVRGSVAIYYAKYYLGGSTETVAAFLTTGVVAAILAMIASTWITKFYCKVKLFRYTQIGVALISLAIYFFVKPSDTVLAFALYFLLSFVVDLHAPVFWSAIAETIDYGQVKTGKRVSGFAFGGISVCQKAGMAVAGGLVGVLLAYFDYQPNHEQTQFALNGIALMLSIIPGFFHLLMGLLMFKYRISDEYYSGVKSEMHKRGFVAA